TTCGGATAGTGCAAGCGAAGACTTTTAAGGAAACAGCCAAGCAGTTTGGCGTCTCCGTATCGACCGTCATGCGCAGATTTGACCGTTTGGCCGTAAAGGAAATGTCAGAGGTTCAAGAATTGCCAAAGGTGATTGCCATCGATGAATACAAGGGAGATACAAAGGCAGGAAAATATCAATTGATTATTGCTGATGGAGAGACCAAGGAACCGATTGATATTTTGCCAAACCGAAAAAAGAAGACCCTCAAGGATTATCTCCAAAAACATGGAACCAATGTGGATGTAGTCATTATGGACATGAGTCCTTCTTTTAAGGCAGCTGTCCAAAAGGCATTGGGGAAACCGGTTATTGTAGCCGATCGTTTTCATTTTTGTCGTTATATCTATTGGGCTCTTGACGGAGTCAGAAGAAGAATCCAATCTGAATGGAATGATTATGACCGTAAAAAATGTAAAAGGATGCGCTATGTGTTTTATAAAGACAGTGCAAAGCTAA
The nucleotide sequence above comes from Virgibacillus dokdonensis. Encoded proteins:
- a CDS encoding ISL3 family transposase: RIVQAKTFKETAKQFGVSVSTVMRRFDRLAVKEMSEVQELPKVIAIDEYKGDTKAGKYQLIIADGETKEPIDILPNRKKKTLKDYLQKHGTNVDVVIMDMSPSFKAAVQKALGKPVIVADRFHFCRYIYWALDGVRRRIQSEWNDYDRKKCKRMRYVFYKDSAKLTEKERWYLDRYLGMDEELRRAYELKESYCFWFKQAKENGQVKIKETKQGLLDFYRKVEQEGLPEFEKAIRTFKNWQTEVLNSFLFDYSNGFLEGINNLTKVMKRNAFGFRNFLRARARILLLHKYKKIGSHVG